In Schistocerca serialis cubense isolate TAMUIC-IGC-003099 chromosome 8, iqSchSeri2.2, whole genome shotgun sequence, one genomic interval encodes:
- the LOC126416413 gene encoding speckle-type POZ protein-like isoform X1 produces MGCHVAHVTTSDRPTFIQLLNVIGFHNLYSVLVYMPLTKTSEPFTKIFHETVVNVRKFEYTWKIRNITHCGKQPGEALESSIFCAGDDCSVKWQLLLYPYGSYKEFRKSLSLHLTLVSCHQSSVYAKYRFSLLDSSEKEHFVKSTSWAVLFRPGYWQGYDEYVDRSSLLDSPFDLLSDDTLTIRCSGGVVADWTVPVPECSLREDLGALLDSARFGDVWLWTLDGRHLLAHKAILAARSPVFSAMFNHNMEETNCNRVDITDVDYDVLREVVRYMYTGHTPNLEGAADCLLAAADKYQLPGLKAMCENELGAGLTTENAAGLLILADRHGAASLKERTLRFIDAHLKHVIGTAGWKQVTLSHPNLVKEVSGEPLLHDGT; encoded by the coding sequence gGTTCCACAACTTGTATAGTGTACTGGTCTACATGCCACTCACAAAGACATCTGaaccatttacaaaaatattccacGAAACTGTTGTTAATGTGAGGAAATTTGAGTACACATGGAAGATACGCAATATAACACACTGTGGAAAGCAACCAGGAGAGGCTCTAGAGTCATCCATATTCTGTGCTGGTGACGATTGTTCAGTTAAATGGCAGTTGCTTTTGTATCCTTATGGGTCATACAAGGAGTTCAGAAAAAGCCTCTCCCTTCATCTCACCCTCGTGTCATGTCACCAGTCATCAGTATATGCCAAATACAGATTTAGTTTACTGGATAGCAGTGAGAAAGAACATTTTGTGAAGTCAACAAGTTGGGCTGTCTTGTTCAGACCCGGTTACTGGCAAGGCTACGACGAATATGTCGATCGGAGCAGCTTGTTAGATTCTCCTTTCGATCTGCTGTCAGACGATACGCTGACAATCCGTTGTAGCGGAGGAGTCGTAGCAGACTGGACAGTACCTGTGCCGGAGTGCAGTCTACGTGAGGATCTTGGGGCTCTACTAGATTCTGCCAGATTTGGCGACgtctggctctggacattagatgGTCGTCACCTTCTGGCCCACAAAGCTATATTAGCTGCACGTAGTCCAGTTTTCTCAGCTATGTTCAATCACAATATGGAAGAGACCAACTGCAATCGTGTAGACATAACAGATGTCGACTATGACGTCTTGCGGGAAGTAGTGCGCTACATGTATACTGGGCACACGCCGAACTTAGAAGGAGCAGCAGACTGTCTGTTAGCTGCTGCTGATAAGTACCAGCTCCCTGGTTTGAAAGCCATGTGCGAAAATGAACTCGGTGCGGGGCTTACCACAGAAAATGCTGCAGGACTGCTCATTCTCGCTGATCGCCACGGCGCAGCTTCCCTCAAGGAGCGTACTCTCAGATTTATAGACGCACATCTGAAACATGTAATTGGAACTGCTGGATGGAAACAGGTAACCTTGTCACATCCTAACCTTGTTAAGGAAGTGTCAGGGGAACCTTTGCTCCATGATGGAACGTAA
- the LOC126416413 gene encoding speckle-type POZ protein-like isoform X3 encodes MPLTKTSEPFTKIFHETVVNVRKFEYTWKIRNITHCGKQPGEALESSIFCAGDDCSVKWQLLLYPYGSYKEFRKSLSLHLTLVSCHQSSVYAKYRFSLLDSSEKEHFVKSTSWAVLFRPGYWQGYDEYVDRSSLLDSPFDLLSDDTLTIRCSGGVVADWTVPVPECSLREDLGALLDSARFGDVWLWTLDGRHLLAHKAILAARSPVFSAMFNHNMEETNCNRVDITDVDYDVLREVVRYMYTGHTPNLEGAADCLLAAADKYQLPGLKAMCENELGAGLTTENAAGLLILADRHGAASLKERTLRFIDAHLKHVIGTAGWKQVTLSHPNLVKEVSGEPLLHDGT; translated from the coding sequence ATGCCACTCACAAAGACATCTGaaccatttacaaaaatattccacGAAACTGTTGTTAATGTGAGGAAATTTGAGTACACATGGAAGATACGCAATATAACACACTGTGGAAAGCAACCAGGAGAGGCTCTAGAGTCATCCATATTCTGTGCTGGTGACGATTGTTCAGTTAAATGGCAGTTGCTTTTGTATCCTTATGGGTCATACAAGGAGTTCAGAAAAAGCCTCTCCCTTCATCTCACCCTCGTGTCATGTCACCAGTCATCAGTATATGCCAAATACAGATTTAGTTTACTGGATAGCAGTGAGAAAGAACATTTTGTGAAGTCAACAAGTTGGGCTGTCTTGTTCAGACCCGGTTACTGGCAAGGCTACGACGAATATGTCGATCGGAGCAGCTTGTTAGATTCTCCTTTCGATCTGCTGTCAGACGATACGCTGACAATCCGTTGTAGCGGAGGAGTCGTAGCAGACTGGACAGTACCTGTGCCGGAGTGCAGTCTACGTGAGGATCTTGGGGCTCTACTAGATTCTGCCAGATTTGGCGACgtctggctctggacattagatgGTCGTCACCTTCTGGCCCACAAAGCTATATTAGCTGCACGTAGTCCAGTTTTCTCAGCTATGTTCAATCACAATATGGAAGAGACCAACTGCAATCGTGTAGACATAACAGATGTCGACTATGACGTCTTGCGGGAAGTAGTGCGCTACATGTATACTGGGCACACGCCGAACTTAGAAGGAGCAGCAGACTGTCTGTTAGCTGCTGCTGATAAGTACCAGCTCCCTGGTTTGAAAGCCATGTGCGAAAATGAACTCGGTGCGGGGCTTACCACAGAAAATGCTGCAGGACTGCTCATTCTCGCTGATCGCCACGGCGCAGCTTCCCTCAAGGAGCGTACTCTCAGATTTATAGACGCACATCTGAAACATGTAATTGGAACTGCTGGATGGAAACAGGTAACCTTGTCACATCCTAACCTTGTTAAGGAAGTGTCAGGGGAACCTTTGCTCCATGATGGAACGTAA
- the LOC126416413 gene encoding speckle-type POZ protein-like isoform X2: MGGFHNLYSVLVYMPLTKTSEPFTKIFHETVVNVRKFEYTWKIRNITHCGKQPGEALESSIFCAGDDCSVKWQLLLYPYGSYKEFRKSLSLHLTLVSCHQSSVYAKYRFSLLDSSEKEHFVKSTSWAVLFRPGYWQGYDEYVDRSSLLDSPFDLLSDDTLTIRCSGGVVADWTVPVPECSLREDLGALLDSARFGDVWLWTLDGRHLLAHKAILAARSPVFSAMFNHNMEETNCNRVDITDVDYDVLREVVRYMYTGHTPNLEGAADCLLAAADKYQLPGLKAMCENELGAGLTTENAAGLLILADRHGAASLKERTLRFIDAHLKHVIGTAGWKQVTLSHPNLVKEVSGEPLLHDGT, translated from the coding sequence gGTTCCACAACTTGTATAGTGTACTGGTCTACATGCCACTCACAAAGACATCTGaaccatttacaaaaatattccacGAAACTGTTGTTAATGTGAGGAAATTTGAGTACACATGGAAGATACGCAATATAACACACTGTGGAAAGCAACCAGGAGAGGCTCTAGAGTCATCCATATTCTGTGCTGGTGACGATTGTTCAGTTAAATGGCAGTTGCTTTTGTATCCTTATGGGTCATACAAGGAGTTCAGAAAAAGCCTCTCCCTTCATCTCACCCTCGTGTCATGTCACCAGTCATCAGTATATGCCAAATACAGATTTAGTTTACTGGATAGCAGTGAGAAAGAACATTTTGTGAAGTCAACAAGTTGGGCTGTCTTGTTCAGACCCGGTTACTGGCAAGGCTACGACGAATATGTCGATCGGAGCAGCTTGTTAGATTCTCCTTTCGATCTGCTGTCAGACGATACGCTGACAATCCGTTGTAGCGGAGGAGTCGTAGCAGACTGGACAGTACCTGTGCCGGAGTGCAGTCTACGTGAGGATCTTGGGGCTCTACTAGATTCTGCCAGATTTGGCGACgtctggctctggacattagatgGTCGTCACCTTCTGGCCCACAAAGCTATATTAGCTGCACGTAGTCCAGTTTTCTCAGCTATGTTCAATCACAATATGGAAGAGACCAACTGCAATCGTGTAGACATAACAGATGTCGACTATGACGTCTTGCGGGAAGTAGTGCGCTACATGTATACTGGGCACACGCCGAACTTAGAAGGAGCAGCAGACTGTCTGTTAGCTGCTGCTGATAAGTACCAGCTCCCTGGTTTGAAAGCCATGTGCGAAAATGAACTCGGTGCGGGGCTTACCACAGAAAATGCTGCAGGACTGCTCATTCTCGCTGATCGCCACGGCGCAGCTTCCCTCAAGGAGCGTACTCTCAGATTTATAGACGCACATCTGAAACATGTAATTGGAACTGCTGGATGGAAACAGGTAACCTTGTCACATCCTAACCTTGTTAAGGAAGTGTCAGGGGAACCTTTGCTCCATGATGGAACGTAA